The following are encoded together in the Corticium candelabrum chromosome 1, ooCorCand1.1, whole genome shotgun sequence genome:
- the LOC134179149 gene encoding short-chain specific acyl-CoA dehydrogenase, mitochondrial-like has translation MTSFLCRFLQPAGAVYGRKWLLPSTWKNVARCASMFTLSETQEMLLKTCRDFADNELIPIAGELDEKRQYPKEQVKRLGELGLMAITTSEKYGGTGLGYLSYVIAMEEISRGCASTGVIMSVNNSLFLAPIEKFGSDHLKDSFIQPFVSGEQVGCFALSEPGNGSDAGAATTTSQSDGDSWVLNGTKAWITNGYESTAAIVFATMDKAQKHKGFTAFVVPKPIDGLSLGMKEKKLGIRASSTCNLILEDCRIPKGNIVGEVGQGFKIAMMSLDAGRMSIAAQAIGIGQAAFDVAIKYSKERKSFDRPISEFQLIQQKLCDMACKLESARLLTWKAAALYDEGEKVTKEAAMAKLVASEAATFVTHQAIQILGGMGYVQEMSVERHYRDARITEIYEGTSEIQRLVIAGQLLKEVS, from the exons ATGACATCCTTCTTGTGTCGTTTCTTGCAACCCGCCGGTGCTGTATACGGTCGTAAATGGCTATTGCCTTCCACGTGGAAGAATGTCGCGCGGTGTGCTTCAATGTTTACACTGTCAGAAACGCAAGAGATGCTGCTGAAAACATGCAGAGACTTTGCTGACAATGAACTAATTCCGATCGCTGGAGAGTTGGACGAGAAAAGGCAATATCCAAAAGAACAG GTAAAAAGATTGGGTGAACTAGGCCTGATGGCCATCACTACAAGTGAAAAGTATGGTGGTACTGGCCTAGGCTACCTCTCCTATGTCATTGCGATGGAAGAAATAAGTCGAGGATGTGCATCAACAGGCGTGATCATGTCTGTCAACAAT AGCCTATTCTTGGCACCCATCGAGAAGTTTGGATCAGACCACCTAAAGGACAGCTTCATACAGCCATTTGTGAGTGGTGAACAGGTTGGTTGTTTTGCTCTTAGCGAACCAGGTAATGGCAGCGATGCTGGTGCAGCAACTACAACATCACAGTCAGATGGAGACAGTTGGGTGCTGAATGGGACAAAGGCATGGATAACAAATGGGTATGAGTCAACGGCTGCAATA GTATTTGCAACTATGGACAaagcacagaaacacaaa GGATTtactgcatttgttgttccCAAGCCGATTGACGGTCTTAGTCTTGGAATGAAGGAGAAAAAGTTGGGCATTAGAGCGTCATCAACTTGCAATCTCATTCTCGAAGACTGCAGAATTCCAAAGGGAAATATTGTAGGTGAAGTTGGTCAAGGATTCAAGATAGCCATG ATGTCACTGGATGCCGGTAGGATGAGTATTGCAGCACAGGCTATCGGAATTGGTCAG GCTGCATTTGATGTTGCTATCAAGTATTCTAAGGAAAGGAAATCATTTGATCGGCCCATCTCCGAGTTTCAGTTGATCCAA CAAAAGCTTTGTGACATGGCTTGTAAACTTGAGTCTGCTCGTCTCCTTACATGGAAGGCTGCAGCATTATATGACGAAGGGGAAAAAGTCACAAAAGAGGCAGCCATGGCAAAATTAGTAGCATCTGAAGCAGCTACCTTTGTAACTCATCAG GCTATTCAGATTCTTGGTGGGATGGGCTATGTCCAGGAGATGTCAGTTGAGCGGCACTACAGAGATGCTCGAATTACAGAAATCTACGAAGGCACAAGTGAAATTCAACGACTCGTCATTGCAGGCCAATTGCTAAAGGAAGTTTCATGA
- the LOC134191296 gene encoding proline-rich protein 11-like — protein MPNSKRKKRRSLAAKKRRNQLRKRLASADAIQQTVEISSISDDYEQQGKIRDEANNSSETTHSFSVYSGLSQLYSLCAEHIESAKDYVFPSRCIKRELMATRERLHEVEAELDELKQQSNCQASTQTAVSASVSFPPSPPPPPPPPPPPPLPPLLPVAQKERRLVCMSKSRDRKLLEDRQPRITLQDIQNVRLKSANVTRTRQLQKRDCLPVVTLSDLQSVSLKRVSKKSKSPHARTLKCPEVLEFRKLLRKRDVARSPGGTPLVSKAHDCGEGLTPLMTRALRRKFKNTRSPSLSPHLEM, from the exons ATGCCGAATTCAAAACGCAAAAAGAGGAGGTCGTTAGCTGCAAAGAAACGTCGCAATCAGCTTAGAAAACGTTTGGCATCGGCTGATGCTATTCAACAGACTGTGGAGATTTCTTCGATTTCAGATGACTATGAACAACAAGGCAAGATCAGGGATGAGGCAAACAATTCTTCTGAAACAACACATTCGTTTTCAGTGTATTCTGGCTTGTCGCAGTTGTACAGTTTGTGCGCAGAG CACATTGAGTCAGCCAAAGACTACGTCTTTCCTTCACGTTGCATCAAGCGAGAACTGATGGCCACACGTGAAAGGCTACATGAAGTGGAAGCAGAACTGGATGAATTGAAGCAACAGTCAAACTGTCAGGCTTCGACTCAGACCGCAGTGTCAGCTTCTGTCTCTTTTCctccttctcctcctcctcctcctccaccaccaccaccaccaccgctACCACCTCTACTACCAGTGGCACAAAAAGAGAGACGTCTCGTTTGTATGTCAAAATCAAGAGACAGG AAACTGCTTGAGGATAGACAGCCTCGAATTACACTTCAAGACATACAAAATGTTAGACTGAAGTCAGCAAACGTGACGCGAACTCGCCAG CTACAGAAACGAGATTGCTTGCCAGTGGTTACATTATCAGACCTACAAAGTGTCTCACTGAAACGAGTCTCTAAGAAATCAAAGTCTCCACATGCAAGGACATTGAAATG TCCTGAAGTTCTTGAATTTCGTAAATTATTAAGGAAACGGGATGTAGCAAG GTCTCCTGGTGGTACACCATTGGTCTCTAAGGCACATGACTGCGGCGAAGGATTAACCCCATTGATGACTCGGGCACTCAGGAGAAAGTTTAAG AATACTCGATCTCCGTCATTGTCTCCGCATCTAGAGATGTGA
- the LOC134189352 gene encoding uncharacterized protein LOC134189352 isoform X1 produces MKLSVRPVACCCLLLITTAIQTANAAQPTSTAMLAATMAAATTAVTNAQTTNAPTTAATTNAATTEAATNNASATSAATNASVTAAATNASATSASATATATNASATAAATNASVTAAATNASVTAAATNAPATAAATNSPTTAAATNAPATAAATTASATAAATTASATAAATTANAPATAAATNSPTTAAATNASTTAVATNASATNAPATAAATNAPATAAATNALLTAAATNASDTEATTDASATTNAANASTATNPPAQQSTASTSADATESPSTGNVTSIVTATPSGSKTAWRATSAIAIVLSIFLVIVMYSLS; encoded by the exons ATGAAACTTTCAG TCAGACCCGTCGCGTGCTGTTGTCTCTTGCTGATCACGACGG CAATTCAGACTGCAAATGCGGCCCAACCGACATCGACAGCAATGTTGGCCGCAACCATGGCAGCAGCCACGACGGCAGTAACAAACGCTCAGACGACAAACGCTCCAACCACGGCAGCGACAACAAACGCTGCGACCACGGAGGCCGCAACCAATAACGCTTCAGCCACTTCGGCAGCTACAAACGCTTCAGTTACTGCGGCAGCCACGAATGCTTCAGCCACAAGCGCTTCAGCAACTGCGACAGCCACAAACGCTTCAGCCACTGCGGCAGCCACAAACGCTTCAGTAACTGCGGCAGCCACAAACGCTTCAGTAACTGCAGCAGCCACAAACGCGCCAGCCACTGCGGCAGCCACAAACTCGCCAACTACTGCGGCAGCCACAAACGCGCCAGCCACTGCGGCAGCCACAACCGCTTCAGCCACTGCGGCAGCCACAACCGCTTCAGCGACTGCGGCAGCCACAACCGCAAACGCGCCAGCCACTGCGGCAGCCACAAACTCGCCAACTACTGCGGCAGCCACAAACGCTTCAACCACTGCGGTAGCCACAAACGCTTCAGCCACAAACGCGCCAGCGACTGCGGCAGCCACAAACGCACCAGCGACTGCGGCAGCCACAAACGCTTTACTAACTGCGGCAGCCACAAACGCTTCAGACACAGAGGCCACAACGGACGCTTCAGCCACGACAAACGCGGCGAATGCGTCCACTGCAACGAACCCTCCTGCTCAACAGTCTA CTGCTTCTACATCTGCAGACGCCACAGAGTCACCAAGCACAGGCAATGTCACGTCAATTGTAACAGCCACACCATCTG GCTCAAAGACGGCATGGAGAGCGACATCAGCGATTGCCATTGTGCTAAGCATATTTCTAGTAATTGTAATGTATTCCTTGTCCTGA
- the LOC134189352 gene encoding uncharacterized protein LOC134189352 isoform X2 has translation MKLSVRPVACCCLLLITTAIQTANAAQPTSTAMLAATMAAATTAVTNAQTTNAPTTAATTNAATTEAATNNASATSAATNASVTAAATNASATSASATATATNASATAAATNASVTAAATNASVTAAATNAPATAAATNSPTTAAATNAPATAAATTASATAAATTASATAAATTANAPATAAATNSPTTAAATNASTTAVATNASATNAPATAAATNAPATAAATNALLTAAATNASDTEATTDASATTNAANASTATNPPAQQSNATESPSTGNVTSIVTATPSGSKTAWRATSAIAIVLSIFLVIVMYSLS, from the exons ATGAAACTTTCAG TCAGACCCGTCGCGTGCTGTTGTCTCTTGCTGATCACGACGG CAATTCAGACTGCAAATGCGGCCCAACCGACATCGACAGCAATGTTGGCCGCAACCATGGCAGCAGCCACGACGGCAGTAACAAACGCTCAGACGACAAACGCTCCAACCACGGCAGCGACAACAAACGCTGCGACCACGGAGGCCGCAACCAATAACGCTTCAGCCACTTCGGCAGCTACAAACGCTTCAGTTACTGCGGCAGCCACGAATGCTTCAGCCACAAGCGCTTCAGCAACTGCGACAGCCACAAACGCTTCAGCCACTGCGGCAGCCACAAACGCTTCAGTAACTGCGGCAGCCACAAACGCTTCAGTAACTGCAGCAGCCACAAACGCGCCAGCCACTGCGGCAGCCACAAACTCGCCAACTACTGCGGCAGCCACAAACGCGCCAGCCACTGCGGCAGCCACAACCGCTTCAGCCACTGCGGCAGCCACAACCGCTTCAGCGACTGCGGCAGCCACAACCGCAAACGCGCCAGCCACTGCGGCAGCCACAAACTCGCCAACTACTGCGGCAGCCACAAACGCTTCAACCACTGCGGTAGCCACAAACGCTTCAGCCACAAACGCGCCAGCGACTGCGGCAGCCACAAACGCACCAGCGACTGCGGCAGCCACAAACGCTTTACTAACTGCGGCAGCCACAAACGCTTCAGACACAGAGGCCACAACGGACGCTTCAGCCACGACAAACGCGGCGAATGCGTCCACTGCAACGAACCCTCCTGCTCAACAGTCTA ACGCCACAGAGTCACCAAGCACAGGCAATGTCACGTCAATTGTAACAGCCACACCATCTG GCTCAAAGACGGCATGGAGAGCGACATCAGCGATTGCCATTGTGCTAAGCATATTTCTAGTAATTGTAATGTATTCCTTGTCCTGA